Proteins co-encoded in one Bremerella sp. TYQ1 genomic window:
- a CDS encoding Hpt domain-containing protein, translating into MSLPQTHAPTEVRSINWEALKSRCIGRLDLVEKALNRFHDALGQDLRDLETAMEALDSTEVARIAHRIKGTSLTVSADRLAEHALDLEKKAEGNSQDYEESLSDIRDECCRLSEIISQRRYGES; encoded by the coding sequence ATGAGCTTGCCGCAGACGCACGCGCCGACCGAAGTACGGTCAATCAATTGGGAAGCATTGAAGTCGCGTTGTATCGGTCGTCTCGATCTCGTCGAGAAGGCTCTGAACCGGTTTCATGATGCCCTGGGGCAAGACCTGAGGGACTTGGAAACGGCCATGGAGGCGTTAGATTCGACCGAGGTGGCACGGATCGCTCATCGCATCAAGGGAACTTCGCTCACGGTATCTGCCGATCGACTAGCGGAGCATGCGCTCGACCTGGAAAAGAAGGCGGAAGGGAACTCGCAAGACTATGAGGAATCCCTTTCGGACATACGCGATGAATGTTGCCGATTGAGCGAGATCATCTCGCAGCGTCGGTACGGGGAAAGCTGA
- a CDS encoding OmpP1/FadL family transporter, whose amino-acid sequence MTISTPLMGRSILFGLILLAAATTAQAQGIAVTGVGPVNRSMGGAGTAAPLDAIGALHWNPASISYLEQSEVSFGMEGMLADVELSSTVGGSRSTTSGESGVAIIPAVGWVDHLEGTPLTIGMGVYGIGGFRNNMPADSNNLLLASGPLFADAEIMQIAPTMSLRLGECWSIGFAPTITAARMQYDPLGPSAITPTATAGSGNRVHWGGGVQGGVYYASPNCWRAGFTIKSPQWFEEFRFFTSSGVVGFDLDYPMILSGGVAYYGWERWVFAADVRYFDYANTQGFSDLGWENVFAGAIGAQYQLSPLWKLRAGYNFNQNPIGSEDAFTNIANPLIQTHNIALGAGCLLTDGVELNLAYVYLVNSETSGPLPSPPFGPNDTIEHQISAHSLVMGVQIRY is encoded by the coding sequence ATGACGATTTCTACTCCTCTGATGGGTCGGTCGATCCTGTTCGGTTTAATTCTGTTGGCGGCGGCAACGACCGCTCAAGCGCAAGGGATTGCCGTGACTGGGGTGGGGCCGGTGAATCGTTCGATGGGCGGCGCTGGTACGGCCGCACCGTTGGATGCGATCGGAGCTTTGCATTGGAACCCTGCATCGATTAGCTATCTAGAGCAGTCCGAAGTCTCGTTTGGCATGGAAGGCATGCTGGCCGATGTCGAACTCTCGTCGACCGTTGGCGGTTCGAGAAGTACGACCAGTGGCGAGTCTGGCGTCGCCATTATTCCGGCTGTCGGCTGGGTCGACCATCTTGAAGGAACACCTCTGACGATCGGGATGGGGGTTTATGGTATCGGCGGTTTCCGCAATAACATGCCGGCCGATTCGAACAATCTTCTGCTCGCTTCCGGGCCGCTGTTTGCGGACGCAGAAATCATGCAGATTGCCCCGACGATGTCGCTTCGACTAGGAGAATGCTGGTCGATCGGCTTCGCTCCGACCATTACGGCAGCTCGTATGCAGTACGATCCGCTAGGGCCGTCGGCAATTACGCCAACGGCCACCGCAGGTTCTGGCAACCGTGTGCACTGGGGTGGAGGCGTTCAAGGGGGCGTTTATTACGCAAGTCCCAACTGCTGGCGAGCAGGCTTTACCATCAAAAGTCCGCAGTGGTTTGAAGAGTTCCGGTTCTTCACTTCCTCTGGCGTCGTCGGTTTCGACTTGGATTATCCGATGATTCTCTCTGGTGGTGTGGCGTATTACGGTTGGGAGCGTTGGGTCTTCGCGGCTGACGTCCGATATTTCGACTATGCGAACACGCAGGGTTTCAGCGATCTGGGATGGGAAAATGTCTTTGCCGGTGCCATTGGTGCTCAGTACCAATTGAGCCCCCTTTGGAAGCTTCGTGCGGGATATAACTTCAATCAGAACCCGATCGGTTCGGAAGACGCATTTACGAACATTGCAAACCCATTGATTCAAACGCATAACATCGCGTTGGGGGCTGGGTGCTTGCTGACCGATGGCGTGGAATTGAACCTCGCTTATGTGTACCTGGTGAACTCTGAAACGTCGGGGCCGCTTCCTTCACCACCGTTTGGACCGAACGATACCATCGAGCATCAAATTAGCGCTCACTCGCTGGTGATGGGTGTGCAGATACGCTACTAG
- a CDS encoding Gfo/Idh/MocA family protein, with translation MKTFLKIAATFLFAFVASSTLAHAAEPLKIGLVGLDSSHAVAFSKTINAEDAPAELADAKVVAAFPGGSPDLPTSADRIEGFTKQIEEMGIEIVPSIEALLKKVDAVIMNSVDGRVHLSQAKPVLEAGIPLFVDKPMTASLKDAKELVALSKKTGTPFFSSSTLRYCQEVIDLKKEDVIGCVAYSPCKFDPTHPDLFWYGIHGVETLFTVMGPGCESVQRTTVEGADVVTGVWKDGRVGTFRGIRDGSYGYGVVVFGKKGIEQTKIRARYDLLVVEIVKFFRTKKAPVSPEHTLEILAFMTAADLSRDANGESIDMVKLLESK, from the coding sequence GTGAAAACCTTCCTGAAAATCGCTGCTACGTTTCTCTTCGCTTTCGTCGCTTCCAGCACACTTGCTCACGCGGCCGAGCCCCTCAAGATTGGGCTGGTTGGCTTGGACAGTTCGCACGCCGTGGCGTTCAGCAAAACCATCAACGCGGAAGACGCCCCAGCTGAACTTGCCGACGCCAAAGTGGTTGCCGCGTTCCCTGGCGGAAGTCCCGATCTGCCGACGAGCGCCGATCGCATCGAAGGTTTCACCAAGCAGATCGAAGAAATGGGCATCGAAATCGTGCCTTCGATTGAAGCCCTTCTGAAAAAGGTCGACGCGGTCATCATGAACAGCGTCGACGGACGCGTGCACCTGAGCCAGGCCAAACCTGTTCTCGAAGCTGGGATTCCGCTGTTCGTTGATAAACCAATGACAGCTTCGCTGAAGGATGCCAAGGAACTTGTCGCTTTGTCCAAGAAGACCGGCACGCCGTTCTTTTCGTCCTCGACACTTCGCTACTGCCAAGAAGTGATCGACTTGAAAAAAGAGGATGTCATTGGCTGCGTTGCTTACAGTCCCTGCAAATTTGACCCAACCCATCCCGACTTGTTCTGGTACGGAATCCATGGTGTGGAAACACTGTTCACCGTCATGGGACCTGGCTGCGAGTCGGTTCAGCGGACCACGGTGGAAGGCGCCGACGTGGTCACTGGCGTCTGGAAAGATGGTCGCGTTGGAACGTTCCGCGGTATTCGTGACGGATCGTACGGCTACGGGGTTGTTGTCTTCGGTAAGAAGGGAATCGAACAGACCAAAATCCGAGCTCGCTACGACCTGCTTGTCGTCGAGATCGTGAAGTTCTTCCGCACTAAAAAGGCTCCCGTTTCTCCAGAGCATACGTTGGAGATCCTCGCTTTCATGACCGCAGCGGACTTGAGCCGCGACGCCAATGGAGAATCGATCGACATGGTTAAACTGCTGGAATCGAAGTAG